The Camelus ferus isolate YT-003-E chromosome 34, BCGSAC_Cfer_1.0, whole genome shotgun sequence sequence tgtaaggtGGTTCCTTTCCTGAAAAACTAAAACAACTGTATAGCATTACTAAATAAACCTTAACTTTTAGATACAATCATCAGTGTATTTGCTCTTTAATAATGAATGTTTCCTTCTCATTTCAACAAAATTTAATGAGTTAGGTTCAATAAAAATCCATCTGAACctagtctttgttttccttccaagtTCCTAAGACAAACTGATCACTGGTATCAGTACTTCCAgatttgtttacttcttttttagaaacaaaaagtCAAAATGCATGTGGTTTCCAAACTTTGTTTTAGCAACAGAAGTCTCCTCTATAAAATTTTAGGCACCCACAGCCCAAACACAGCCTCGAAGAAAGCACAGCTGCTTCAGCAAAGGCTGAGTTAAAACTGGCCAGCGGGTGACCACGAGCTCCCCCTGCTGGCTAGCAACTCCCCGGCAGGCTGCCCCAGGGCTCGTTAGACCCAATTTCAGGAACCACCACAATAAAACCTCATATAGCAGCACAAACTCTGCTGTGCAGAAGTGGATGCTAACTGCCCATCACTGACAGGGAGCACTCTCAAGTGATAACAAATAACATAAAAGTTCACATCTGCCATACAAAAGGTGCAGATAATCAGAGCTGGATTAAGCACACCACTGTGACACCTGCTGATGCCAacctttaaaagtcattttttttatatgactttgaagtgatttttaaaagattaaaatttaaagtcaatATTTAAAAGGTCATCCCTGAAAACGTAACAAGATAGGGGAAAGTATACAGCCCAGAACTCCTCTTGGGCACAGTACTATGTATTTTGACATCACTTGAGGCATGCCTACGTAACAACTGTGATTTTTAGGAAGGGCGACTCCAATAGAAGTAAGGCTTTTGTTTTGCTGAGTGAAGCAAGCAACAGAAGCATCAGAACTAAACCGTCACGGGCAATAGTGGAAATGCCACATTTGTCAACTAAGATTTTTCACGTGGTGTATAATCTCTTCTCTAAGTACCAAGCACATATTTAGGAGTATCTGTTTGAAAGGGTACAAATTGTTAAGCCTTCCTAGGTGACCAAATGTCTCATGGCCCTGGTGTCAATATCATTAAACTGTgagttctttaaaatttgaaCTTGCACAATGCAAGTACCACCTCTAATTCTGTGTGACATATTGCTATCAATTTGACACTGTAATCTTAAATCTGTCTTAACTAACTAACCAGGTTAGAAATTCCACAAAAGCAGCAAcaatgtctgttttatttctgtttgctcTCCAGAGCCTATCATACTACCTTATAATAGTAAGGACGATTAAATAAATCATCACTGAATTATTAAATTACTTCCTTCATTGGGCTCTTCAAATTTCACCATTCAAAACATAATTCATTGGTTTCACCTTCAAATCTGACCTCTCCTCCATCTAATTCTCTAGCATTTATCTCACTGTTGCGATGGAAATAATCTTAAACTGTACTCAGTACTGAAGCAGGTATAAGACCTATTTGCATAAGGAAGCCTCCCAGTGCCcttccctgggggaaaaaaaggaggcaaaGCTGACTCAGAAAAGTCTTTTTCACTAGATGTGAAAAACAATTCTGAGCACACCATGATGTCTCTTATTCAAAATTGTTACTGACACAAAATTATGGATATCTGGAACCTAGGAAGGGCATAAAAGTGCATGTGCAGGTGCTTGActatataaaggaaagaaaaattacttttgtaGCTGAAAATGTATTGTGTCCAATTTCTGGTAAGACTGACCGTTTTTCATCAATTAATTACTAGTTTTTCTTTTACAGTCTGTTCAGAGATGTTTCCATGTTTAGTCATAAGATTATTCATAAGATATACAATAACAACATTCTTTAGAAatcaatatttttccatttttcctgcatcttaACCAGTTTGCTTTCAGTTGTTTTTACATGTCATCTTTGTTAGTCAAAAATTTTTGTGTTGGTCAAACATGTATCTATTGGTCTTAAGGTTATAAAGCTTTCCATAAAGACATCTGAaaattatctgttttcttctagctATTTTATCATCTGACTTTTTTACGTATGTTACActgataacattttttaattaacttttaatcCTCCACAAGCCAGCCCATTATGGAATACTAATTTCAATTATTCTGACACTCTACATTTATTATATGTTAAATCAAATGTATAGAAGGGTCTCCTTCAGGGATCATCTACTCTTGCACCTGTACAATACTGGTTGATATTGTGTTTttatggtggtttttttttttgttgtttaggGAGAGAAAAGTCCCATCATtacttttcctgaaaaaaaaaaaaagttggctcACTTATTTAGTCTTTCAGATGTATTTTATGATTCATTTGTTGAGTGGTATCAAAACAATGAATTAACTGGGAAGGAACTGACCACTTGGCAGCATTCAACTTCCTACGAAGGGAGGAGGTTCATCTCCCCATGTGTTTATCTTGAGGCAAATAGACCCACACACTTTTTTTCTAAGCTATGCCTTCAGATAATGGCATATGGTAGCTGCAAGAGAAATTTTCCACTTTTTCAGGGTAAGAAAGACTCCTCTCACCTAAATATCTGAATAGGGATGTAGTTGGTGATCTTCTGAATTCAATGTCAGAAACTGGAGTTTTCACTTCATGATAAGATCTGAAAACTaggaaccaaaaaagaaaaaagtttaaggtAAAATTtctaggaagaaagaagagaaatcaaagtCCCAGTTTGTGGTTACCAAACTGCAGTTTGCAATACAATGGTAAGTTTGGGAAATATTTAATGGACTCTCAACAAACAATTTCTTTAAGgggaactgaaatattttctcattactGATTTGTGGAGATTTGTGTCTGTCGTGGGTAAGCATGTATCCTGTATCGGAATCAAAggtaaaaatgaatttctgtccatGATATAATTCATTCCACCAGGGGTACCAGTGCATTTTCCCAAATACAAGAGCGTAAATTATGTTCCTAATccagttttcaaaaatttccccctttccatttccattttgtaTCTTTATGACTTGGAGGATAGGTTATGTTCGTGTCTACCTGCTTGAGAGAAAACACCTTCATCCCACGCTtctaaatgagatattttacattctttatttttggcagggggagaggTTCGTTAATGGGAGATACtagggagtgaacccaggaccaaGTGCGTGCTGTGcgtgcgctctgccactgagtctACTCTCCCCTTCATCTCGTGCTTCTGAGGTTCCCCATACCTGGGCTAAGAACCATAGTCCTAGAAAACATAGGGCCCAAATGAATCAGGATGTTGTTTACTCAAAGAGACAATGTGCCAGACTCCACACAGGTACAAAGGactccattttctccttcttttctctcaagaGTTTAAGCTAGAAATGAAAGCGTCAGGCACAGAGTAAGCCCACTCCAGGTGTGCATTTTGAGGAACATTGCTCTTACTGGGCTCAAACTTTCACCCCGATTCACTCAGAAGAATATGCCCgttccttctttctctgagcCCAAAGTACGAACTCAAGAAGGCTCCTACTTGGCTTATTTTATCCATCCTGTGGTGTACTCTCGCCACCTACTCCTTCATACTTCTGTGAAATAGCATCATCTTCTTTCTGAGGCTAACTCTAGGTTATCTTAATAATGGCCAAGTGCAATGTAGgcaattctaaataatttaatttttaagtttgctTTTAAGCTTTGCAAATGGAGAACCAGAGAGATAGTCATAATGGCCCTGGCCCTTCCACCATGCCCACTGTCTCCCCAAGTGAGATTTTAATCCAAGGAATCTTGAACATACACTTttatcacaaagattttttttttaaagattctaatGTTATATGTGTTGCCTCTGGATGTCCCTTAGGTTTAGAGAGCAAATAATTTGCCtgtaaaaatacagttttttgattgttgtaaattaaaataagagagtatataaataaaattaggtaTTATTGCCCTGTAAACTCGGATATCTTAATATTCTTCTGGTCCTACTAATTTAACTCCAAATATTAGAAAAAACAATCTGGTACATCTATTCAATGTGGTGACTAGGAGCTGGGGAAATTAAGGAGTACTGGTAATCAAGAACTAACCGTTTCAAACTGTGGTCTGTTTCAAACATGTTACTAAGTATTACTTGGAAATaatcacatttattaataatCAGATGCTTGATAAACACAAATATTTCCTATCTAGGATTTCCCCCACCGCAAAATCTAGTGCCTTAATTAATGCATCAATAGGTTGTATTTTGTTACCCTATTTTCGTACATTGACTCCCAGTTTCAAAAAAATTGTTACGAAAACCCATTGAGTTTTCTGAGAATGTCCTTACATAGCATACTACTTTGCCATTCATAAAGTAAGACTTCCTGGTCAAATCTATGCACACAGCAgatattttttcaagatttttagtAAAGATTTACTGTTGTACTTTTCAGAGATCATTTTTGAAATATGGCTCAGAGTGACCTCCTCTACCCAGAGAACCCAAGAAGGAGGCAAGAAGTACACCGTCTTCACCAGGAGCTCCTGGACTGCTTATCTGACAGCTTCTATGCCACCAATAAGCTGACTGGGGTTTTAAATATGCACTTAGGGTGCAGGCTGGCCTCCATTGAAATGAAAAGAGATGGGACCATCAAAGAGAACTGTGATATCATCATCCAAGCCATAATGAAAATCCAGAAAGAACTGCAAAAGGTTGATGAAGCACTGAAAGATAAACTAGAGCCAACCCTTTATAGAAAACTTCAGGATattaaggaaagagaaacagagaaaattgcaATAGTACAAAAGGTTATTTCAGTCATCCTGGGAGAAGCTACTTCTGCTGCCAGTGCAGTGGCTGTTAAACTTGTGGGCTCAAATATCGCAACTGGCATAATTAACAAATTGGTCACTGTGCTAGCTCAAATTGGTGCTTCTCTCCTTGGCAGCATAGGAGTGGCTGTTCTTGGCCTAGGCATAGATATGATCTTCCGTGCCATCCTGGGAGCAGTGGAGAAAACACAGCTTCAAGCAGCCATCAAAAGTTACGAGAAGCATCTGGTGGAATTCAAGTCAGCTTCAGAAAAATATCATCATGCCATTACTGAGGTCACCAACACAGTGGAACACCAAATGAAATAAACAGCCACTTTTAATAGGCACTGgagtatttttctgcttttgtctcAATAATAGTGTTTTGCTTCTTTGATTAAGTTCACTTTCCATAAGCTTCCAACAAAGACATAAACAAAGTAAACAACTCAGAAAGAGGAATCGGAGATGCTATAACTAGATGACTCTAGAGAGTCTTCTACCAACAATGAACGCCTGGATCAGTTGGTTCTGGACCCTGCGAGTAAAAGTTACATCCCAGGACCAACTGATTCCCAGtcaaaaatccttaaaatttacATCGAATGCAGAGGCTTTCATTTCTACCATTAGCTTCAGGCATCATTTAGTTCTAAGGGGACATACTTAGTAACTTCTGCCTACATACAAACGCTGAGCCTTAGAATGGAATAGAAATACTACCATAATTTTGACCATCAGTTTAAATTCAACTTTCTGTAAACTGGAATAGACTGAAATGTGATTTATAACAATTTACGTTAATAATGAAAGGACCCAATGGTTTTGTAAACTTCTAAGTACACATTGAAATCTGGGTGgatctttaaaagataaaagttaaaat is a genomic window containing:
- the SMCO3 gene encoding single-pass membrane and coiled-coil domain-containing protein 3, which produces MAQSDLLYPENPRRRQEVHRLHQELLDCLSDSFYATNKLTGVLNMHLGCRLASIEMKRDGTIKENCDIIIQAIMKIQKELQKVDEALKDKLEPTLYRKLQDIKERETEKIAIVQKVISVILGEATSAASAVAVKLVGSNIATGIINKLVTVLAQIGASLLGSIGVAVLGLGIDMIFRAILGAVEKTQLQAAIKSYEKHLVEFKSASEKYHHAITEVTNTVEHQMK